Proteins encoded within one genomic window of Novosphingobium sp. EMRT-2:
- a CDS encoding sugar kinase produces MARIVCVGEAMLELSRQGEGWALGYGGDTLNTAIHLARAGHDVGYFTALGSDPFAEDLRRRWAAERLDCSLVLAHPTRQTGLYAINTDARGERSFAYWRDTSAAREMFALPGAAAALERIERADLVHFSLITLAILPAEARDTLLALARRVRGRGGKVSFDGNYRHRLWKDAGEARAARDSAIAVADIGLPTLDDEIAMEGASSAPAVSAHWQAAGCRETVVKLGEAGCLLPDAAVIAPEAVLDPVDTSGAGDAFNGGYLAERMRGADPRAAARAGHALAGWTIMRPGAIPADTFASPVPN; encoded by the coding sequence ATGGCCCGGATCGTATGCGTGGGCGAAGCCATGCTCGAACTCTCGCGGCAGGGCGAGGGCTGGGCGCTGGGCTATGGCGGAGACACGCTGAACACGGCGATCCATCTGGCGCGCGCCGGGCATGACGTGGGCTATTTCACCGCGCTGGGCAGCGATCCCTTCGCCGAAGACCTGCGGCGGCGCTGGGCGGCGGAACGGCTGGATTGTTCGCTGGTGCTGGCACACCCGACCCGCCAGACCGGTCTTTACGCGATCAACACCGACGCGCGGGGCGAACGCAGTTTCGCCTACTGGCGCGATACCAGCGCCGCGCGCGAGATGTTTGCGCTGCCCGGCGCGGCGGCGGCGCTGGAACGGATCGAACGGGCAGACCTCGTTCATTTCTCGCTGATCACGCTGGCGATCCTGCCGGCCGAAGCGCGCGACACCTTGCTGGCGCTGGCCCGCCGGGTGCGCGGGCGCGGTGGCAAAGTCTCGTTCGACGGAAACTACCGGCACCGGTTGTGGAAAGATGCGGGGGAAGCGCGTGCCGCGCGCGACAGCGCGATCGCGGTGGCGGATATCGGTTTGCCGACGCTGGACGACGAGATCGCCATGGAGGGCGCAAGCTCCGCACCGGCGGTATCGGCGCACTGGCAGGCCGCCGGGTGCCGCGAAACCGTGGTCAAGCTGGGCGAAGCGGGATGCCTGCTGCCCGATGCGGCGGTCATCGCGCCTGAAGCCGTGCTCGATCCGGTCGATACCAGTGGCGCGGGCGATGCGTTCAACGGAGGCTATCTGGCGGAGCGGATGCGCGGCGCCGATCCGCGTGCCGCCGCGCGTGCCGGTCACGCGCTTGCCGGTTGGACGATCATGCGCCCCGGAGCGATCCCGGCGGATACGTTTGCATCCCCGGTGCCCAATTGA
- the glpD gene encoding glycerol-3-phosphate dehydrogenase: MRKTSASPVYDIVVVGGGINGAGIARDAAGRGLNVLLVEREDLASHTSSASTKLIHGGLRYLEYYEFRLVREALQERERLLRIAPHIIWPLRFVLPRPKGGRPGWMIRIGLWLYDHIGGKQSLPKSKGVSLRDPRWSDGLKPGLTSGFAYSDAWVDDARMVVLNAMDAAARGATIRTGVAMTGARVADGLWQVDLREEAGGAASTVQARALVNAAGPWAGSLLHGIGGVAHEGGIRLVKGSHIIVPPLYKGDHAFILQNPDGRIVFTIPYQKRFTLVGTTDVLVDEAERARPKISAEETEYLCRTVSEYFERQVAPADVISTYSGVRPLYDDGGDDAKAITRDYVLKLGREEGPQLLSVFGGKLTTYRRLAEHALEKLSPFLPAMGPAWTGTGPLPGGDLPGGDFAAFLQTVRARWPFLPADTAERVAHAYGTRVEEWLGSAEGWNALGEDFGAGLTAAEVDYVCAHEWARTAEDILWRRTKLGLVCPSDTAERLALYLARRAGQETTDALAVASEGEG; encoded by the coding sequence ATGAGGAAAACAAGCGCATCGCCGGTCTATGACATCGTTGTCGTAGGTGGCGGCATCAACGGCGCCGGCATCGCGCGCGATGCGGCGGGGCGCGGGCTGAACGTCCTGCTGGTGGAGCGCGAGGATCTGGCCTCGCACACCTCGTCGGCTAGCACGAAGCTGATTCACGGCGGGCTGCGTTATCTCGAATACTACGAGTTCCGCCTGGTGCGCGAAGCGTTGCAGGAGCGCGAACGCCTGCTGCGCATCGCTCCGCACATCATCTGGCCGCTGCGCTTCGTGCTGCCACGGCCGAAGGGCGGCCGGCCCGGTTGGATGATCCGCATCGGGCTGTGGCTCTACGACCACATCGGCGGCAAGCAGAGCCTGCCCAAGTCGAAAGGGGTCTCGCTGCGCGATCCGCGCTGGAGCGATGGGCTCAAACCCGGCCTGACCAGCGGCTTCGCCTATTCGGACGCATGGGTCGATGATGCACGGATGGTCGTGCTCAACGCCATGGACGCCGCCGCGCGCGGCGCGACGATCCGGACGGGCGTGGCCATGACTGGGGCGCGGGTCGCGGACGGGCTGTGGCAGGTGGATCTCCGCGAGGAAGCCGGCGGCGCCGCGTCCACCGTGCAGGCGCGCGCGCTCGTCAACGCTGCCGGCCCGTGGGCGGGCAGCCTGCTGCACGGCATCGGTGGCGTGGCGCACGAGGGCGGTATCCGCCTGGTCAAGGGCAGCCACATCATCGTGCCACCGCTCTACAAGGGCGATCACGCGTTCATCCTGCAGAACCCGGACGGGCGCATCGTCTTCACCATTCCGTACCAGAAACGTTTCACGCTGGTCGGCACCACGGACGTGCTGGTGGACGAGGCCGAGCGCGCGAGACCGAAGATCAGCGCCGAGGAGACCGAATACCTCTGCCGCACGGTCAGCGAATACTTCGAGCGGCAGGTCGCGCCGGCCGACGTCATCTCGACCTATTCGGGCGTCCGCCCGCTGTACGACGATGGCGGCGACGATGCCAAGGCGATCACGCGCGACTATGTGCTCAAGCTGGGGCGCGAGGAAGGCCCGCAACTGCTGAGCGTGTTCGGCGGCAAGCTGACAACCTATCGCCGGCTGGCGGAACACGCGCTGGAAAAGCTGTCCCCGTTCCTGCCGGCGATGGGGCCTGCATGGACGGGCACCGGGCCTTTGCCGGGCGGCGACTTGCCCGGAGGCGACTTCGCTGCCTTTCTCCAGACCGTGCGCGCGCGCTGGCCGTTCCTGCCGGCGGACACGGCCGAGCGCGTGGCCCATGCCTATGGCACGCGCGTCGAGGAATGGCTGGGTAGCGCGGAAGGCTGGAACGCTCTGGGCGAGGATTTCGGCGCCGGCCTGACCGCTGCCGAAGTGGACTACGTGTGCGCGCACGAATGGGCGCGGACGGCGGAGGACATCCTGTGGCGGCGAACCAAGTTGGGCCTTGTCTGCCCTTCTGATACGGCGGAACGGCTCGCGCTCTATCTGGCAAGGCGCGCCGGGCAGGAAACGACCGACGCGCTGGCGGTGGCCAGCGAGGGAGAAGGGTAA
- the glpK gene encoding glycerol kinase GlpK yields the protein MAGLILALDQGTTSTRTLVFDADRRVIASAQQEFPQHYPHPGWVEHDAEDIWRDTLACAKLALERGGLSAADIAAIGVTNQRETTVLWDRKTGKPLHNAIVWQDRRTAEVCAVLRDAGHEALVQERTGLLLDPYFSATKLAWLLDTVPGARAAAEAGELAFGTIDTFLLWRLTEGRSHRTDVTNASRTLLYDIHRQRWCPDLLALFRIPAAVLPEVCDSVSDFGHTDLLGARVVIGGMAGDQQAALVGQSCFAPGQAKITYGTGGFMLLNTGERAARSQARLLTTIAYRVDGQARYAMEGSIFVAGAAIKWLRDKLGIIVEARQTQEMAARLPDNGGVFMVPAFVGLGAPHWHTEARGMLTGMTFDTGAAHIARAALESVAFQTADLVAAMEADGAGKLAVLRVDGGMAANDWFCQFLADILDIVVERPANLETTALGAALLAGHQSGAWPDALSADPGAEGLVRFAPRMASEERAGLIGGWQTAVRRAISA from the coding sequence ATGGCCGGGCTTATCCTCGCGCTCGATCAGGGCACCACGTCCACGCGGACGCTGGTGTTCGACGCGGATCGCCGCGTCATCGCCAGCGCGCAGCAGGAATTCCCCCAGCACTATCCGCATCCCGGCTGGGTCGAACACGATGCCGAGGACATCTGGCGCGATACGCTGGCCTGCGCGAAGCTGGCTCTGGAGCGCGGCGGGCTTTCGGCGGCGGACATCGCGGCGATCGGCGTTACCAACCAGCGCGAAACCACCGTGCTGTGGGATCGCAAGACGGGCAAGCCGCTGCACAACGCGATCGTCTGGCAGGACCGGCGCACCGCCGAAGTCTGCGCCGTGCTGCGCGATGCCGGCCATGAAGCGCTGGTGCAGGAACGCACCGGCCTGCTGCTCGACCCCTATTTCTCGGCGACGAAGCTCGCCTGGCTGCTCGATACCGTGCCCGGCGCGCGCGCGGCGGCCGAAGCGGGCGAACTGGCGTTCGGCACGATCGATACCTTCCTGCTGTGGCGCCTGACCGAAGGGCGTTCGCACAGGACCGACGTCACAAACGCCAGCCGCACGCTGCTCTACGACATTCACCGCCAGCGCTGGTGCCCCGACTTGCTGGCCCTGTTCCGCATTCCGGCGGCGGTCCTGCCCGAGGTGTGCGACAGCGTTTCGGACTTCGGCCACACCGACCTGCTCGGCGCGCGTGTGGTGATTGGCGGCATGGCGGGGGATCAGCAGGCAGCGCTGGTCGGCCAGTCCTGCTTCGCGCCGGGTCAGGCCAAGATCACCTATGGCACGGGCGGCTTCATGTTGCTCAACACCGGGGAACGGGCAGCACGCTCGCAGGCGCGCCTGCTCACGACCATTGCCTACCGCGTGGACGGGCAGGCGCGTTATGCGATGGAAGGCTCGATCTTCGTGGCCGGTGCGGCGATCAAGTGGCTGCGCGACAAGCTGGGCATCATCGTGGAAGCGCGGCAGACGCAGGAGATGGCCGCGCGGCTGCCCGATAACGGCGGCGTCTTCATGGTCCCGGCCTTCGTCGGCCTGGGCGCGCCGCACTGGCATACCGAGGCGCGCGGGATGCTGACCGGCATGACCTTCGACACCGGCGCGGCCCACATCGCGCGCGCCGCGCTGGAATCGGTGGCGTTCCAGACGGCCGATCTGGTAGCGGCGATGGAAGCGGACGGCGCGGGCAAGCTCGCCGTCCTGCGCGTCGATGGCGGCATGGCGGCGAACGACTGGTTCTGCCAGTTCCTGGCCGACATTCTCGACATCGTGGTGGAGCGGCCGGCCAACCTCGAAACCACCGCGCTGGGGGCGGCGCTGCTCGCGGGGCACCAGTCCGGCGCCTGGCCCGATGCGCTGTCGGCCGATCCGGGCGCGGAAGGCCTCGTCCGCTTCGCTCCGCGGATGGCGTCGGAAGAACGGGCCGGGCTGATCGGCGGCTGGCAAACGGCCGTGCGCCGGGCCATCAGCGCCTGA
- a CDS encoding alpha/beta hydrolase produces the protein MRIFHRGCMALAALLALSGVARAAPGDWVQQVQPIALPADGKGIALPVTLPSPKGAESRHEAWAQQGPGQRLVYNVNRPELIVVPPAPGVAPAGDQPAVILVPGGGFEFLSMNNEGYGVAERLGKLGVRVFILKYRTLVLPDSIDGFRDALASTFAGKGPPIDILQDLPYAVADAQSAVRTVRARAKEWHVDPRRVGLLGFSAGAMTTLAMMQADVPDTMPDFAGLIYGPTKTGPVPPHAPPLFAALAMDDRFFGKDDLGLIDGWRKSGASVEFHLYSGGGHGFASQPNGTTSDAWFSQYALWLKAMKIVP, from the coding sequence ATGCGCATTTTCCATCGCGGCTGCATGGCGCTGGCGGCGCTGTTGGCTCTGTCCGGCGTGGCGCGGGCCGCCCCGGGCGACTGGGTGCAACAGGTGCAACCCATCGCGCTTCCGGCCGACGGCAAGGGCATCGCCCTGCCGGTCACGCTGCCATCGCCCAAGGGCGCGGAAAGCCGCCACGAAGCCTGGGCGCAGCAGGGGCCGGGGCAGCGGCTGGTCTATAACGTCAATCGGCCGGAACTGATCGTCGTCCCTCCCGCCCCGGGGGTTGCGCCGGCAGGCGATCAACCGGCGGTGATTCTCGTTCCGGGTGGCGGCTTCGAGTTCCTGTCGATGAACAACGAAGGCTATGGCGTGGCCGAACGGCTCGGCAAGCTGGGCGTGCGCGTGTTCATCCTCAAGTACCGCACGCTGGTCTTGCCCGACAGCATCGACGGGTTCCGCGATGCGCTGGCGAGCACGTTCGCGGGCAAGGGGCCGCCGATCGATATCCTGCAGGATCTGCCCTATGCCGTGGCGGATGCGCAGTCCGCCGTGCGCACGGTGCGTGCGCGAGCGAAGGAATGGCATGTCGATCCCCGCCGCGTGGGGCTGCTGGGCTTTTCCGCCGGCGCGATGACGACGCTCGCGATGATGCAGGCCGATGTGCCCGATACCATGCCCGATTTCGCGGGACTAATTTATGGTCCGACCAAGACCGGCCCCGTGCCGCCCCACGCGCCGCCGCTGTTCGCGGCGCTGGCGATGGATGACCGTTTCTTTGGCAAGGACGATCTCGGCCTGATCGACGGCTGGCGCAAATCCGGTGCCTCCGTGGAATTCCACCTGTACAGCGGCGGCGGCCACGGCTTCGCCTCGCAGCCCAATGGCACCACCAGCGATGCCTGGTTCAGTCAGTACGCCTTGTGGCTGAAGGCGATGAAGATCGTGCCGTAG
- a CDS encoding DUF969 domain-containing protein, whose translation MWVLLGIAIIVAGFVLRFNPLLVIAAAALATGLAAGLGPVAIIAAFGKAFNDTRYVSVVWIVLPVIGMLEAYGLRERARTLIGGLRGATTGRLLAGYLLLRQATAAIGLTSVAGHPQTVRPLVAPMALAAAEAQAGDLPETEREEIKAWAAATDNVGLFFGEDIFLAIGSILLMKGLLEQYGIVVEPFQLSVWAIPTAIAAFAIHGFRLWLLDRRLARTKGRETAA comes from the coding sequence ATGTGGGTATTGCTGGGCATCGCCATCATCGTCGCGGGCTTCGTGCTCCGCTTCAATCCGCTGCTCGTCATCGCGGCGGCGGCGCTGGCGACGGGGCTGGCGGCGGGGCTTGGCCCGGTGGCGATCATCGCCGCCTTCGGCAAGGCTTTCAACGATACGCGCTACGTCAGCGTGGTGTGGATCGTGCTGCCGGTCATTGGCATGCTCGAAGCCTATGGTCTGCGCGAGCGGGCGAGAACGTTGATCGGCGGGTTGCGCGGCGCCACGACGGGGCGCTTGCTGGCGGGATACCTGCTGCTGCGCCAGGCGACGGCGGCGATCGGGCTGACCTCCGTCGCCGGCCATCCGCAGACCGTGCGGCCGCTGGTGGCCCCGATGGCGCTGGCGGCGGCAGAGGCGCAGGCGGGCGACCTCCCCGAAACGGAGCGCGAGGAAATCAAGGCCTGGGCCGCCGCGACCGACAACGTCGGGCTGTTCTTCGGCGAGGACATCTTCCTGGCGATCGGGTCGATCCTGCTGATGAAAGGCCTTCTCGAACAATACGGCATCGTCGTCGAACCCTTTCAGCTTTCGGTCTGGGCCATTCCCACCGCTATCGCCGCCTTTGCGATCCACGGTTTCCGCCTATGGCTGCTGGACCGTCGCCTCGCCCGGACGAAGGGCCGGGAAACGGCGGCATGA
- a CDS encoding DUF979 domain-containing protein, producing the protein MITLQWVYGLAGAVFAAFAVLGLRDAGNARRFRNGAFWGLLAASMWGGDRFGDFGNGLLVLALVGIGALGLGRSDAGEVPSNTRTERAARHGNRLFLIALVIPLTALAGTLLFKQFPALIESKQATLISLALGVLLALAAGGALLRAPLALPLQQGRRLMDQVGWAATLPQMLASLGAVFALAGVGEAVGGIIRLGIPAGSLVGAVVAFGVGMALFTMVMGNAFAAFPVMFAAIGMPLLITTYHGNPAVISAIGMLAGFCGTLMTPMAANFNLVPAALLELRDDYGVIRRQIGTALPLLAVNIAFLYWFAFAAR; encoded by the coding sequence ATGATCACGCTGCAATGGGTCTATGGCCTGGCCGGCGCGGTCTTTGCCGCCTTCGCCGTGCTGGGGCTGCGCGATGCCGGCAATGCCCGGCGGTTCCGGAATGGCGCGTTCTGGGGGCTGCTGGCCGCCAGCATGTGGGGCGGCGACCGGTTCGGCGATTTCGGCAACGGCTTGCTCGTGCTGGCGCTGGTGGGCATCGGCGCGTTGGGTTTAGGGCGGAGCGATGCGGGCGAAGTTCCATCGAACACCCGCACAGAGCGGGCGGCGCGCCATGGCAACCGTTTGTTTCTGATCGCGCTGGTCATTCCGTTGACCGCGCTGGCGGGCACCTTGCTGTTCAAACAGTTTCCAGCGCTGATCGAGAGCAAGCAGGCGACGCTGATCAGCCTTGCGCTGGGCGTGCTGCTCGCGCTGGCGGCAGGCGGCGCGCTGCTGCGCGCGCCGCTCGCGCTGCCCTTGCAGCAAGGCAGGCGGCTGATGGATCAGGTGGGCTGGGCCGCGACCCTGCCGCAGATGCTGGCCAGCCTGGGCGCCGTGTTCGCGCTGGCTGGGGTGGGTGAGGCAGTCGGCGGGATCATCCGCCTTGGCATTCCGGCGGGCAGCCTGGTTGGCGCGGTGGTGGCCTTCGGGGTGGGGATGGCGCTGTTCACCATGGTGATGGGCAATGCCTTTGCAGCATTCCCGGTGATGTTCGCCGCCATCGGCATGCCGTTGCTGATTACCACCTATCACGGCAATCCGGCGGTGATCAGCGCGATCGGGATGCTTGCCGGCTTTTGCGGCACGCTGATGACCCCGATGGCGGCCAATTTCAATCTGGTGCCCGCCGCGCTGCTGGAACTGCGCGATGACTATGGCGTGATCCGCCGCCAGATCGGCACCGCCTTGCCGTTGCTGGCGGTGAACATCGCGTTTCTCTACTGGTTCGCGTTCGCCGCCCGATAA
- a CDS encoding tetratricopeptide repeat-containing sulfotransferase family protein, whose translation MSLLRSPAPADRTTASLQQARAALRRGDVAGCAQLADAALRVNAALPEAHFLLGMALAETGRVNAALPAVERAVSLARGNAEYAAQHARLLILLRREAEARAAADHAARCPTDDPLVLDTIGCTYARLGDHGAAVPLFERAVAAVPHNVTFRFNLASSYGFFGRTDDAEAQYEAMLAHDPGNGRAHLGLAGLRRQKADLNHVARLETAIGAQPDPVERLRIHYAAAKEYEDLERHEDVFRHLSTANAAHRKQLGFSMESDERNAAALRQAFADPAYFAGESALPDAPIFVVGMPRTGTTLVDRILAAHPQLESAGELQAMPLALKRLSQSPSRMVLDPETIAGVRSARPEDLGRAYLDRARQHAGGDAPIFVDKFPLNFLYAGHIARALPNARIVCLRRHPLDAVWSNYKNLFATTSPYYGWSYDLVDAARYYALFDGLVALWRDLFPDRVLELGYEALIADQEGETRRLLDHCHLPWDDACLSFHTASGAVATPSAQQVRRPLNAGSVQRWRHYEAHLAPARAWLEQAGIACD comes from the coding sequence GTGAGTCTGCTGCGTTCGCCCGCGCCTGCCGATCGCACCACCGCCTCGCTCCAGCAGGCGCGCGCGGCGCTGCGCCGGGGCGATGTGGCGGGTTGCGCGCAACTCGCCGATGCCGCGCTGCGCGTGAATGCCGCGCTCCCCGAGGCGCATTTCCTGCTGGGCATGGCACTGGCCGAAACCGGGCGGGTCAATGCCGCGCTGCCGGCCGTGGAACGGGCGGTCTCGCTGGCGCGCGGCAATGCCGAATACGCCGCGCAGCACGCCCGCCTGCTGATCCTGCTGCGGCGGGAGGCCGAAGCCCGCGCCGCCGCCGACCATGCCGCGCGCTGCCCCACCGACGATCCGCTGGTGCTCGATACGATCGGCTGCACGTATGCCCGGCTCGGCGATCATGGCGCGGCGGTGCCCCTGTTCGAACGCGCCGTCGCCGCCGTGCCCCACAACGTCACCTTCCGCTTCAACCTTGCCAGCAGCTACGGCTTCTTCGGCCGCACCGACGATGCCGAGGCGCAGTACGAGGCCATGCTGGCGCACGATCCGGGCAACGGGCGCGCCCATCTCGGCCTTGCCGGATTGCGCCGTCAGAAGGCGGACCTCAACCACGTCGCGCGGCTGGAAACGGCCATCGGCGCGCAGCCCGATCCGGTCGAACGGTTGCGCATCCACTATGCCGCCGCCAAGGAATACGAGGATCTGGAGCGGCACGAGGACGTCTTCCGCCATCTTTCCACCGCCAACGCCGCGCACCGCAAGCAGCTGGGCTTTTCGATGGAGAGCGACGAGCGCAACGCCGCCGCGCTGCGCCAGGCCTTTGCCGATCCCGCCTATTTCGCGGGTGAAAGCGCGCTGCCGGATGCGCCGATCTTCGTGGTGGGTATGCCGCGCACCGGCACGACACTGGTCGACCGCATCCTGGCGGCCCACCCGCAACTGGAATCGGCGGGCGAGTTGCAGGCGATGCCGCTGGCGCTAAAACGCCTGTCGCAAAGCCCTTCGCGCATGGTGCTCGATCCCGAGACTATCGCGGGCGTGCGATCGGCGCGGCCCGAAGACCTCGGCCGCGCCTATCTCGACCGCGCGCGGCAGCACGCCGGGGGCGATGCGCCGATCTTCGTCGACAAGTTCCCGCTCAACTTCCTCTACGCCGGGCACATCGCGCGCGCGCTGCCCAACGCCCGCATCGTGTGCCTGCGCCGCCATCCGCTCGATGCGGTTTGGAGCAACTACAAGAACCTGTTCGCCACGACCTCGCCCTACTACGGCTGGTCGTATGACCTCGTCGATGCGGCGCGGTACTATGCCCTGTTCGATGGCCTGGTCGCGCTGTGGCGGGATCTGTTTCCCGACCGCGTGCTCGAACTCGGCTACGAAGCCCTGATCGCCGATCAGGAAGGCGAAACCCGGCGCCTGCTCGATCATTGCCATCTGCCCTGGGACGACGCCTGCCTGTCGTTCCATACCGCCAGCGGCGCGGTGGCGACGCCCAGCGCGCAGCAGGTGCGCCGGCCGCTCAACGCCGGTTCCGTGCAGCGCTGGCGCCACTACGAAGCGCATCTCGCCCCGGCCCGCGCCTGGCTGGAACAGGCGGGCATCGCCTGCGACTGA
- a CDS encoding sterol desaturase family protein — protein MGKDFKQTLVNLIPPAMIVAVVLFWALIPEALAKHPATIIVAGLAITAIVLGLEFLFERHVGWRLNTREFLTDTFYVVLGYTAISWVSNTLAEDPLKAVKKSLGITTDWAMHMPFLLQVALVVFLIEFGQYWMHRLMHNWHPAWLTHAPHHHITQLNAMKGYVGNPIELFLISLSVVALFDLPLAAIFCAANILGVVSTFAHANVRSDPPLFYSFFFTTIRNHSLHHSVPYEDTRCNYANSLILIDRVFGTYREGEADVVGQDERKRLSIWEQFLFPFRPVIDAIKARRTEPPATAG, from the coding sequence ATGGGCAAGGACTTCAAGCAGACGCTGGTCAACCTGATCCCCCCGGCGATGATCGTCGCCGTGGTGCTGTTCTGGGCGTTGATTCCCGAAGCGCTGGCCAAGCATCCGGCGACCATCATCGTGGCCGGCCTCGCCATCACGGCGATCGTGCTGGGGCTGGAGTTCCTGTTCGAACGGCACGTCGGCTGGCGGTTGAACACGCGCGAGTTCCTGACCGATACGTTCTACGTGGTCCTCGGCTACACCGCGATCTCGTGGGTTTCCAACACCCTGGCGGAAGATCCGCTGAAGGCGGTCAAGAAATCGCTGGGCATCACCACCGACTGGGCGATGCACATGCCGTTCCTGCTCCAGGTGGCGCTGGTCGTGTTCCTGATCGAGTTCGGCCAGTACTGGATGCACCGGCTGATGCACAACTGGCATCCGGCCTGGCTCACCCATGCGCCGCACCACCACATCACCCAGCTGAACGCGATGAAGGGATATGTCGGCAATCCGATCGAACTGTTCCTGATCAGCCTGAGCGTGGTGGCGCTGTTCGATCTGCCGCTGGCTGCGATCTTCTGCGCGGCGAACATTCTGGGCGTGGTGTCAACGTTCGCCCATGCCAACGTCCGGTCCGATCCGCCGCTGTTCTATTCCTTCTTCTTCACGACGATCCGCAACCACAGCCTGCACCATTCGGTGCCCTATGAAGACACCCGCTGCAATTACGCCAATTCGCTGATCCTGATCGATCGCGTGTTCGGCACCTATCGCGAAGGCGAAGCGGACGTGGTGGGGCAGGACGAGCGCAAGCGGCTGTCGATCTGGGAGCAGTTCCTGTTCCCGTTCCGCCCGGTGATCGACGCGATCAAGGCCCGGCGCACCGAGCCCCCGGCCACCGCCGGCTAA
- a CDS encoding YncE family protein, whose translation MNRLELAMVTLTALCVAIPAAQAQEEQVITVPGFADFLAVDGDTVWATNKGRVEQWARGGKRAEVPMTRPCGAMAVADSALWVADCKESALKRIDTRTAQITATIPTGIANPFGELNVVAGAGSIWVASDGKGVVSRVDPATNSVTATIPVDPGTFYLAFGLGSLWAVSSAQQSVQRIDPATNAVAGKTALGKEPGFLAAGEGAVWVQEQGDGTVARIDPATGAVTGRVKVGDNLKYGDIDTGGGKVWLRTTADQVFVVIDPATLAIRARMGKASGSGALRYTRKGVWTTSHDVHTLSWWTKPGKIGN comes from the coding sequence ATGAACAGGCTCGAGTTGGCGATGGTGACGCTTACCGCTCTTTGCGTGGCGATCCCTGCGGCGCAGGCGCAGGAAGAACAGGTGATCACCGTCCCGGGCTTCGCGGATTTCCTCGCGGTGGATGGCGATACCGTCTGGGCGACCAACAAGGGCAGGGTGGAGCAGTGGGCGCGCGGCGGCAAGCGCGCGGAAGTGCCGATGACGCGCCCCTGCGGCGCCATGGCCGTGGCCGACAGTGCACTGTGGGTCGCCGATTGCAAGGAAAGCGCGCTCAAGCGCATCGACACGCGCACCGCGCAGATCACCGCCACGATCCCGACCGGCATCGCCAATCCGTTCGGCGAGCTGAACGTCGTGGCGGGCGCCGGCTCGATCTGGGTTGCCAGCGACGGCAAGGGCGTGGTTTCGCGCGTCGATCCCGCGACCAATAGCGTGACCGCCACTATTCCGGTCGATCCGGGCACGTTCTATTTGGCATTCGGGCTGGGATCGCTGTGGGCGGTCAGCAGCGCGCAGCAGTCCGTCCAGCGCATCGATCCCGCGACCAATGCCGTTGCCGGGAAGACCGCGCTGGGCAAGGAACCGGGCTTCCTCGCCGCCGGCGAAGGCGCGGTGTGGGTGCAGGAGCAGGGCGATGGCACCGTCGCGCGGATCGATCCCGCCACGGGCGCCGTCACCGGCCGCGTCAAGGTGGGCGATAACCTCAAGTACGGCGATATCGACACTGGCGGCGGCAAGGTGTGGCTGCGCACCACCGCCGACCAGGTGTTCGTGGTGATCGACCCGGCGACGCTGGCGATCCGCGCGCGCATGGGGAAGGCGTCGGGCAGCGGCGCGCTGCGCTATACGCGCAAGGGCGTGTGGACGACCTCGCACGACGTGCACACGCTCTCGTGGTGGACCAAGCCGGGCAAGATCGGGAATTAG